In Paracoccus aminophilus JCM 7686, a single window of DNA contains:
- a CDS encoding MFS transporter, translated as MLTVLRTTWPLLLGVLLLMVGNGMQGTLLGIRGSLEGISPGQMSYVMAAYYAGFLLGSRTVPGMIQKVGHVRVFAALGSLISSVLILYAVAPNWVFWSALRLIIGFSFSGVYITAESWLNAGSTNETRGQALSAYMIVQMLGIVAAQMLMTAADPGGYLLFVIPSVLVSFAFLPILLSPQPAPQFASIDRMSFKRLFQLSPLGCVGMFLIGGVFSAIFGMASVWGSIAGLSVKEISAFVGAIYLGGLVLQYPIGWLSDHGDRRVMVLGLAIFGTAVSALTIIFSPGIAGLLLAAAAIGGVANPVYSLLLAHTNDFLDQKDMAATSAGLLFINGIGSMAGPIITAWLIALSGPNGFWLYIGILLAALATYTCWRMTRRASPDVDQGFAVISPAATPLAIEAALESASADQSTPNPDKALD; from the coding sequence ATGCTGACCGTCCTGCGCACAACGTGGCCCCTGCTTCTTGGCGTGCTTTTACTGATGGTCGGCAATGGGATGCAGGGCACCTTGCTCGGTATCCGCGGCAGCCTTGAGGGTATTTCGCCCGGCCAGATGTCCTATGTCATGGCGGCCTATTACGCGGGCTTCCTTCTGGGCAGTCGCACCGTGCCAGGCATGATCCAGAAGGTCGGCCATGTCCGCGTCTTCGCCGCATTGGGATCGCTGATCTCGTCGGTGCTGATCCTTTATGCCGTCGCGCCGAACTGGGTCTTCTGGTCGGCTTTGCGGCTGATCATCGGTTTTTCCTTCTCGGGCGTCTATATCACCGCCGAAAGCTGGCTGAACGCGGGCTCGACCAACGAGACCCGGGGTCAGGCGCTCTCGGCCTATATGATCGTGCAAATGCTGGGCATCGTCGCCGCGCAAATGCTGATGACGGCAGCGGATCCGGGGGGCTATCTGCTCTTCGTCATCCCCTCGGTGCTGGTCTCTTTCGCCTTCCTGCCGATCCTGCTGTCGCCCCAGCCTGCGCCGCAATTCGCCTCGATCGACCGGATGAGCTTCAAGCGGCTTTTCCAACTGTCGCCGCTTGGCTGCGTCGGCATGTTCCTGATCGGCGGTGTCTTTTCGGCAATCTTCGGCATGGCCTCGGTCTGGGGCTCGATCGCGGGGCTTTCGGTCAAGGAGATCTCGGCCTTCGTCGGCGCGATCTATCTGGGCGGGCTGGTGCTGCAATATCCGATCGGCTGGCTGTCGGATCACGGCGACCGTCGCGTGATGGTGCTGGGCCTTGCGATCTTCGGGACAGCGGTTTCCGCGCTGACCATCATCTTCTCGCCGGGAATCGCCGGGCTTTTGCTGGCGGCGGCGGCGATTGGCGGGGTCGCCAACCCGGTCTATTCGCTGCTGCTCGCCCATACCAACGACTTTCTCGATCAGAAGGATATGGCGGCGACCTCGGCGGGCCTGCTCTTTATCAACGGCATCGGCTCGATGGCGGGACCGATCATCACCGCCTGGCTGATCGCGCTCAGCGGCCCGAACGGGTTCTGGCTTTACATCGGCATCCTGCTGGCCGCCCTCGCCACCTATACCTGCTGGCGCATGACCCGGCGCGCAAGCCCGGATGTCGATCAGGGCTTTGCCGTGATCTCGCCCGCCGCGACCCCGCTGGCGATCGAGGCCGCGCTCGAATCGGCCAGCGCCGATCAGAGCACGCCCAACCCGGACAAAGCCCTGGACTAA
- a CDS encoding DUF924 family protein, whose protein sequence is MTPAEINAFWLDEIGEKGWYARSDAVDATIRDRFQPAWEDAENLTRDWLGAPRDALAALILTDQFPRNMFRDDPRAFATDALALRIADAAINLGHDLAIPLPARQFFYLPFEHSESLSDQNRAVELIREFMGEESTRHAELHRDAIRAFGRFPWRNGALGRTNTPDEQRLLDAGGYGALVSGKVSLDAAGKLV, encoded by the coding sequence ATGACCCCAGCAGAGATCAATGCCTTTTGGCTCGACGAGATCGGCGAAAAAGGCTGGTATGCCCGCAGCGACGCGGTCGATGCCACCATTCGCGACCGCTTCCAGCCCGCTTGGGAGGATGCCGAAAACCTGACCCGCGATTGGCTTGGGGCGCCGCGCGATGCGCTGGCCGCGCTGATCCTGACCGATCAGTTTCCGCGCAATATGTTCCGCGACGATCCGCGCGCCTTTGCCACCGATGCGCTCGCGCTGCGGATTGCCGATGCGGCGATCAACCTCGGCCATGATCTCGCCATTCCCCTGCCCGCGCGCCAGTTCTTCTACCTGCCCTTCGAACATTCCGAGAGCCTCTCCGACCAGAATCGTGCGGTCGAGCTCATCCGTGAATTCATGGGCGAGGAAAGCACCCGCCACGCCGAGCTCCACCGCGACGCCATCCGCGCCTTCGGTCGCTTTCCCTGGCGCAATGGCGCGCTTGGCCGGACCAATACCCCGGACGAGCAACGGCTTCTCGACGCAGGCGGCTATGGCGCGCTGGTCTCGGGCAAGGTCTCGCTTGATGCAGCCGGGAAATTGGTTTAA
- the lpdA gene encoding dihydrolipoyl dehydrogenase, producing MTQTFDMVVIGSGPGGYVCAIRGAQLGLKVAVIEREHLGGICLNWGCIPTKALLRSAEVFHLMHRAKEFGLSADKIGYDLPAVVKRSRGVAKQLASGVGHLLKKNKVTVIMGEGTLTAPGKVSVKTEKGTEEVTGKAIILATGARARELPGLEPDGKLVWNYKTALNPPHMPKKLLVIGSGAIGIEFASFFNTLGADTTVVEVMDRVLPVEDAEISAHAKKQFIKQGMKIIEKATVKQLDRAGDKVTAHIEIGGKTETQDFDTVISAVGIVGNVENLGLEKLGVKIDRTHVVTDEYCRTGVPGLYAIGDIAGAPWLAHKASHEGVMVAELVAGGHPHPIKPGAIAGCTYCNPQVASVGLTEEKAKAAGYDIKVGRFPFVGNGKAIALGEPEGLIKTIFDAKTGELLGAHMVGAEVTELIQGYVIGRTLETTEAELIETVFPHPTLSEMLHESVLSAYGRTLHF from the coding sequence ATGACTCAAACGTTCGACATGGTGGTGATCGGATCCGGTCCCGGCGGTTATGTCTGCGCCATCCGCGGCGCGCAGCTGGGGCTCAAGGTCGCCGTGATCGAGCGCGAGCATCTCGGCGGCATCTGCCTGAACTGGGGCTGCATCCCGACCAAGGCCCTGCTGCGCTCGGCCGAGGTCTTCCACCTCATGCACCGCGCCAAGGAATTCGGCCTCTCGGCCGACAAGATCGGCTATGACCTGCCCGCCGTGGTGAAACGCTCGCGCGGGGTGGCAAAACAGCTCGCCTCCGGCGTGGGCCACCTGCTCAAGAAGAACAAGGTCACCGTCATCATGGGCGAAGGCACGCTGACCGCACCCGGCAAGGTCTCGGTCAAGACCGAGAAGGGCACCGAAGAGGTGACGGGCAAGGCGATCATCCTCGCCACCGGGGCGCGCGCGCGCGAACTGCCGGGGCTCGAGCCGGATGGCAAGCTCGTCTGGAACTACAAGACCGCGCTCAACCCGCCGCATATGCCGAAGAAACTCCTGGTCATCGGCTCGGGCGCGATCGGCATCGAATTCGCGAGCTTCTTCAACACGCTCGGCGCCGACACCACCGTGGTCGAGGTCATGGACCGCGTCCTGCCAGTCGAAGACGCCGAGATTTCCGCCCATGCCAAGAAGCAATTCATCAAGCAGGGCATGAAGATCATCGAGAAGGCGACGGTCAAGCAACTCGACCGCGCCGGCGACAAGGTCACCGCCCATATCGAGATCGGCGGCAAGACCGAGACGCAAGACTTCGACACGGTGATTTCGGCGGTCGGCATCGTCGGCAATGTCGAAAACCTCGGCCTCGAGAAGCTCGGCGTGAAGATCGACCGCACCCATGTCGTGACCGACGAATATTGCCGCACCGGCGTGCCCGGCCTCTATGCGATCGGCGATATCGCGGGCGCGCCCTGGCTTGCCCATAAGGCCAGCCACGAAGGCGTCATGGTGGCCGAACTCGTCGCGGGCGGTCACCCCCACCCGATCAAGCCGGGCGCGATCGCAGGCTGCACCTATTGCAACCCGCAAGTCGCCTCCGTCGGCCTGACCGAAGAAAAGGCCAAAGCGGCGGGCTATGACATCAAGGTCGGCCGCTTCCCCTTCGTCGGCAACGGCAAAGCCATTGCACTTGGCGAGCCCGAGGGCCTCATCAAGACGATCTTCGACGCCAAGACCGGCGAGCTTCTCGGCGCGCATATGGTCGGCGCCGAAGTGACCGAGCTGATCCAAGGCTATGTCATCGGCCGCACGCTCGAGACCACCGAGGCGGAGCTGATCGAGACCGTCTTCCCCCATCCGACGCTCTCGGAAATGCTCCACGAATCCGTGCTCTCGGCCTATGGCCGCACCCTGCATTTCTAG
- a CDS encoding c-type cytochrome has product MTFARALATSATFATLALVAACSPELTPTTGKSDYAQFCASCHGPSGKGDGPVAAELKPRPADLTLLAKRNGGSFPRLSAMEQIHGATMGRSESQMPEFGDILSGKTVLYDAGDGIETPTPWRLVALTKYLETLQQK; this is encoded by the coding sequence ATGACCTTCGCCCGCGCGCTCGCAACCAGCGCGACTTTCGCGACCTTGGCCCTTGTCGCCGCCTGCTCACCCGAGCTGACGCCCACCACCGGAAAAAGCGATTACGCGCAATTCTGCGCCTCGTGCCATGGCCCGAGCGGCAAGGGTGACGGGCCCGTGGCGGCAGAGCTGAAGCCTCGGCCAGCCGATCTCACCCTGCTCGCCAAAAGAAACGGCGGCAGCTTCCCGCGGCTCTCGGCGATGGAGCAGATCCACGGCGCGACCATGGGGCGCAGCGAAAGCCAGATGCCCGAATTCGGCGACATCCTTTCGGGCAAGACCGTGCTTTATGACGCGGGCGACGGGATCGAGACGCCGACGCCCTGGCGGCTGGTCGCCTTGACCAAATATCTCGAAACCCTGCAGCAGAAATGA